Sequence from the Populus nigra chromosome 17, ddPopNigr1.1, whole genome shotgun sequence genome:
GTATAGCTGGTTTTCACTTTGAAGAGAGCCTTTGTCAGCTGAAGAAGGTTGCTAGAACTAACAAAAGACCATATGTTGCAATTGTATGTCTCCACTGCTACAGATATCTTTCATTAGCTTCATTAGTTTAAAAAAGTTGCTTCCCCCTCTTTAAGTGAATATTAACATTTGCATGTTTCCTTTTGCTCTTCACTTATTGCTAGAATTCTCTTATCTGATGCAGATTGGAGGGGGTAATCTCTATGACAAAGCAGCTGCAGTGCATTTTTTAGTTTCCAGATGTGATGGACTGGTCTTTGTTGGGATGATGTCATTCCAAATAATGCATGCTTTGGGACTTTCTGTTCCTTCATATCTGGTAGAACCCGGGGCGTATAAAGCAGCTTTAGATATAATCCAAATTGCACATGATAGAAACATTCCCATTCTACATCCCATGGATTTTTGGTGCATGAATGAGCATCTTCCAGAGAAAATGGGCATATTTCCTTCTCATCATATTTTGGATGGTGAGATTCTACCCACAATTATTACATTTTTTGGCTTCATGTATGTCTTTCCTTTCAATCATTTAATATCCAAGCTCTTGAATTTATATTTGGTTGGGTAAATTGGTTTCCTCCCTCTATATTCTTCTAATTTATTCCTCAACCTGCTACTTTCGAAATTTAGATTGTCAGCAATTCTTTTTGCAATTATCAAAAACTTCATCAAAAGTGCTACAGTTGTCGCAGTTTTACACTGCCTTCAAGGAGTTAGAGTTAATATTTGAAACTATCTTCCTCTTTAAACTTTCCATGTTGACTTACTTCATTGTTCTTTCAGTTATTCTAGTGGCCGCATATTACATGagaaagctatatatatatatatatatatatatatggataaaGTGTTTGTGGCCCCCCTCCAAGTACCATGTGGTATATATACTTGTCTAATCAATagcagaaagaagaaaaatgcatCACTATCATATAGAATTGATATGTCTGCTGCATCCTTCCGTggtaatattatttcaaatgtTACCACAATCAAAGCAGCTCCTTTAAATTTGTATGTTTGATGACTCCACATttataaattgttattattgaCCATTCTTAGATGTAATAAGCTCTGTGCTTGAAATATCTTATGTTCCTTATATTTTAGGTTGGCTACCTGTTGATCTTGGTCCTCGGTCATTGGATGAATTAAACTCTTTACTAGTGAAATGCAAGGTAAAAAGGAGTTGTTGCTGAGCATCCATTGTTTTTAGCTGATCCaaactccatgtttttttgtttatattcaaCACTTGTTAATTGATGAGAGCTTATTAGTGGAGCGTATAGGTGATTCATTAGCTATAACTTTCATTTACTACAATGAGAAgaattttaattcatctatCTGGAGATGGTAAACTTTGACGCATTATATTTCTATCTATTTGGCTCTGTTCATTTTACAATATCTTACCTCTTTATACCCACTTACTTTCATTGGTGTTGCATTGAGAATCAAGGCATAgaagttctgttttttttttttgttcaatttactAATTATGAGCCAGAGTTtgtataaatttttctttttcttttttagttttcatgaagtaaataaatcatattggacttattttttatcaattgacGACATTTCTGTTTCAAAAAGCCATTATTTGTGGAATTCTGCTCGTGTATGTTGCATTTTGCTTTTAATTGGCAGCTCATTGTTGATTACTATCAGACTTAACtgagtttttttccttgtattacAGAAAATTCTATGGATTGGTCCGGTGAAATTCAAGTTCTCAGGTCCATGTGCAGACGGAGCATCTAAATTGGCTCAAGCACTTAATGAACTAAGGCAAAGAAATTGTGATATCACTGTGGTGGGGAATATGGCATGCCAAGCCATGGTGATGGAATCAAAGTCTGTCTTGGTTAATGACATGTTTGAAAATGCTTCAGTTATATGGGAATTTTTCAAAGGAAGAAAGCTTCCCGGGGTTATGGCCTTAGATAGAGTATGTTCCGTCAACttcactaattattttttgctgtagtaatcaaaactaaaatgagGATTTTCCTAGATGAGACCATGGAAAAGAGTACAGCTGTTTACATTGAGGGGAGTATTTTGCAACCATCATAGTTCATCATTTTTCCTTGGATGGTGTTAAAGAGTATAATTTTACAGGCCCATCACTTCTTGCGATTTGATAAAACTGATGTCTTGGGTGCATAATATCCTCACTTAAGTAGTTAAGATATCTATCCTACCTATTCCTGCTTGAAGGTTTCTAAGACATTAATGTGCTCAgctttttatgatgattttcttGGGCATTGTTCCTTTCATGCTTTGTGCAGGCATATCCATTTGAGATCGATTGGAAGTCTGCCTATTGTAATCCAGCTCAACCATTGGTGGTTGATATTGGAAGTGGtgcattttcctttttctcttcctACTATTTGATTTCCTCGTATTTGTTGCTTCAAAAGTTAAGTACATGTGAGATTGAGTAGTTGACATTTGAAGTTGTATTTAGTAATCTGTTTGATTTGCTCTTATCTGCTGTGAAATATGTGTGAAGTATTGAACGGAAAATGAGTACGTTGGGTAcagaaaaacaaatgtcaaataGTGATTATTATAAGACTAAACCATGATATGCCCATCTTGTGGGAATGTGTGTCTGTGTCTGACAAAAAGGGTTTGTGATTATGGTTCTTTCAtgcatttgattaaaaatgGCAGGTAGTGGACTATTTCTTTTGGGGATGGCTAGGAGAAGAAaggatttgaattttcttggtCTAGAAATCAATTCAAAGGTTATTTGTTCTTCTGGGCttctttttgctttcttttttttctctttacttttACGTCTTTCCTCTTTGATTCAATTTCTTacttctgttttattttatttttaaaaaaactttagctTGTAAGACGCTGTATGGATTCTGTTCATCAGTATGGCATTCAAAATGGGTACGGTCCTTGCTTTACTTCTGCAAAAATTTGCACATTTATGATAGTAAACATAGGCCAAAAATAATTATGCTGTCTAAATTGGATGTTCATGACATCTTTGTAAATCACTGTGCATTTAAATTAGATTAGATTTCTGTTTGATTGAATATTTCCATCATTATGGCTAAGAAATGAGTTTTTCAATGTGAATCTGATGGTAGGGtagttaatatttttgttttcgaCAAAACTGTGTTTGCTTAAGATTATTGAATCCCTGCTTTATATAAACAAGGCAATATGCAATGTTCTTGAATGCTTAATTTTCCGAATGAACTTTTGTTTATATTTCTTTCACATGTGCAAGTTTGGGGAGTGGattttcatttataattgaACTTTTGAAagatttctttgtattttgatgaGCACTGATTGGAAATCATATGTAGCTCCTCATGTTATTAACTTTCTATTGCTAATTGCCCTGGGATTTTATTTACTCGTGTGGGAAAAGAGTAGGGATAGGCTTGTGTTCAAATATTGCCAatcattaaggaaaaaaaaattgtgcagGTAAAAGTTTGTTTTATTATCTCTGGATTTATGTAATTGTTTCATCTGTTTCTTTTGTTCTGTATGTTAGGTACTTCATTGTAACAAATGCCACAACAACATTTCGTTCCATAGTTTCGAGTTATCCAGGAGAGTTGGTACTTGTTTCGATACAGGTAGTGGATAGATTGTTCTTTCTACTTTCAATCTGTAGGATCCATTTCTTTGTGTGCATTTGTCATTAACTCATTCTTGTTGCACTCCTAGGCATGGATTTAATTAGCTCCAGATAATCTTCTAAACCATTTAGGTGATGTATTCTAATTTGTTGTATGAAGAATTTTAAATCTTCTATTTCAAGAAAATTGTTGTCTCACCGTCTTATTTCACCACAATACAATCATCACTTAATATTTCCATTTACCACCATTGAATATGAAACAATAGGTGCTGCTACATTCTTCTGTTGTCAGCCTCAGTGTTTTTTTTGGCAAGGAGTAGTAATTTCAGATTATTTATGGATTCTGTCTTCTTTAAGAAAGCACTTTAGTCTCCTTGTAGGTGCAATAAAAGTACCCAATAATCCAAAATAACTGCAAATTAGAAAATTGGCTAGTGGTTTTATCCCTTGTTTTCAATGAATTGTTGAGACTTGACATCTATGCCACATAAGGACAACCTTTATCACCTTGTTCAGTGTCCCAACCCTGATTTCAACAATCCAGAACATAGATGGAGAATGCTGCAAAGGTCATTGATTAAAGCTGTGGTGGATCTCCTTGCACTGGATGGGAAGGTAACACGAAGTTTTTGCAGCTTCCGTTTCTGATGTTGTGTAATCCGTTCTTCATTACTCGATTTCTATCATAAAGCATGAAATGCTGCTTGCTCCAGCTTATTAACTCTATTCTTGAATTTCTTGCGCCAGGTTTTCCTGCAATCTGACATAGAAGCAGTTGCTTTGAGAACGAAAGAATTATTTCTCAAAATTGGCAAGGGCAAGCTCAATCTATGGAATGATCAATACCATGCAAGAATGAATCTCGGGGAATGGCTTGAAGAGAACCCATTTGGAGTTATGTCAGATTGGGAGCAACATGTTATTGATCGTGGGGCCCCTATGTACAGATTGATGCTTTCCAAATCATCCGGTATCGAATGATATCAAAGTAGCTGGTGAGTGAAGGCTCGCTATATCATACCAGGATGCTGTTGGGATACCATAATACTTCTTGAAGATCATTTGCTGATCATTTCAATGTGGGGGCAGACCAAGGTTTTCCATTTTATTGGTCATGATATCTTATACTGATCACCTACAAGTTATGTTAGAATATAAATCCTTGCAGCCTTGCCCCACCCCAAACCAAATAAATTGATGGAATTCTTGTGGCCACGGAGAGCTGAGGGGCGAATATCATCATTCTAAAAGTTTGTTTGCACCATTCTGTGGAAGGAAGTGGATAAGAAGAAAGTATTTGTAAACTCTTATGAATAACAAGAACATAGAGACTCGGTATAAAAGAGATGCACTGCATTTGCTTTCGTTAACCAGCAAATTGGTTTTCAAAGTCAGGGTTTTCGAGCTTTTGGAGGCTGTAACTAATTGCTAACAGCAACATTAAATCTCAGCTGTGCCTGcaaaaataggaaaaacaaGTATTTCGTTATCCTTGGCTGTTCGTCGTTTGTTCATAGAAGCTTGAACATGAAACAAAGAATCAGTTGTATTCAGCTGATGTCAACTTTGGACCTGTAACTTGTTCAATATTACTAGCATTAGTCCCTTTATTGTGTAATGTTCTCCTTCATTCTTGTGTGGCTATCAGACATTTACAATTTAGGGCAAAGGGAGCTTAACATTTCTTGATCCAAATACCATAAAACCTgaatcttcatcttttctttccaaACATGAATATGATTCACGTGCCTTTCCTCGAAAGGAAGATGCTTTTTTCTTCTAGGAATATGGTAAATGTGACGAGGAGGAGGATGTCTTTAGCCTTTTGACATTTCAGGacagaaaatatttaaataattaagacATGTGGTATCCTTGTGACAAACaatgtttttaacattagaAATGGAGACAAGTGTCCTTTGACACCTCATTGGATGTTGAGCATTgagagtgtttttttaaaatacttttaaaatactttaaaattttaaaaataattttaaaaattaatatgtttttgatgttttcaaattattttgatatactaatcttaaaaataattttttaaaaataaaaaaaatattattgaaatactTTTCTAAGTGAAAAGCATTTTGTACAGTAACCACAACCATACTTGACACCTAACAATTTTACTTTTAgataatcataaatttgattataaaaaattgaatgtcaTGTTCAAGCCCACCTACGCTAAAAGGTGGTAGGGTAATGTTAGGTTGCTTTTTCAATtagttataaataataaatattatgttataaaatctataattatatatattgaatgtttattaaaatcttttaaattttatgattctCAAGTTtagtctcttgattttttataatacttgAGTTTTCTAGTatcctttaatgtttttatttttttttcttctatgaaTAAACTACTTGTCATGTAttctaaatattgaaaaaagtatacaagaaaaaatataaacttctcttttaagttttattctaaatatgtatgttcttgcttattttttattttttttaacatgttatcaGCGCGATTACTCTACTTAAGTTATATTTAAATCTTGGACACATGAACTCCTATGTTACATGACTTGtatcaatttcaatatttttctcttttcatttatattttatggaatatatttgattctctaatatattttgataaatttgctttcctttttgttCATCAAGATTTAAAGTTCCTGAATAACTAGTATTATAAGTTTctgaagaattaaataaattaaatatagtttttgaatAATTGGTATTTCTAAAGAACTAAATAATATTCTTAAGAGAccgattttttcttcttctatattcatgattttatttaataagttattttttatagataaagtCGAATCTAACAAAACTTGAATTTACCGCTCTTAATATATCTGggaataattttttgttatagatCCTTGATATTGAGATTCATCTGAAAGCTACGAATCTTGGAGAGACAGGCcatcaaagaagaaaagaacgCATCCTTGCAGGATCGCGTAAAAGCACTGATTTTCATTTGTCACCGTCTCCATGAAGGATTAACTATACTCCCTCAAACTCGTTATAATTAGTTGCACCTAAGGTTGCAAGATTTTAAATTGGTTAGtgaatataattatgtttttttttttaaattacctcATAGCTAAAATTGTGTGATGAAAATATCACAAAAGACCAAATATTagagaaaatattatatactTTTCATGCCTCAAATATTGTCCTGCAGCAACAATATAGAGAACGTAATTTCAAGAGGTATTCGAGACTGATTTTATGTCTTCTTATAGCTTAACCAAATAATGagcttttaatgaaaaatcattaaTCCCATCCCACATGTTCTAAACCGCTCCCTGAAGTAAACGAAATATTTATCCAAAAGACAAGAAAGAACAAGGGGTatagatatgaaaaaaaaaaaaaaagaagaggtaaTCCTTCAAAAGAAAACCCATTATACCACCGAAGTGAAGACATAATGAACCCAAACTAGAAAATGACAAGAATTTGCATAAACCTGAAGATAAGTGTCATAGGTGTGGTATGCATGGTCATTAGTCTCGCACTTGTCGAATgccaaaaaaatttacaaatttatATTAAGCCTTTATGAAACAAAATGCAGTTGAGACTTATTTTATTCATAAAGATGATTTTGAATGTCATAATGCTTATCTTGATGTTTCTGATTTCTTTGAAAACTCAGATAAAACAGATGACATACTTAGTGGTGGAATCCTTAgggattattaatatttttatttgtattaagatatttatcttattgtgttttcaataaacaatgtcaatttaatttcaattaaataataaactttaattatatattgaataaagGAATGACTTCTCATGATGACAATTTATGTCTGGCAGACAGTACAACAATGTAAATAATTCTCAAGGAAACAAAATACTTTGAATATTTGACATTAACCAAAGTTAATGTCACTACAATATCGGATCCAACAGATATGAAAGAGTTAATATTTTGTTACCAAATAACACAAAACTGGGCATAAAAAATGCATTATATTCATCCGAGTCCAGAAGAAATTTACTcaattttaaagatatatgtGTTAATGGTTATCATATTGAAACtatagatgaagaaaaaaaagaatatctttatattattttacgtATTTTAGGTCAGAAGATTgtacttgaaaaattatttgcttTCTCTTCTGGAATTTATTACACGATCATGAAATCTATTGAAACAAATGTTGTGAAACACCAATATTTTTCCGACCCAGAAATATTTATGCTTTAGCATGATCGACTTGAACATCTAGGATCAATAATGATGTGACAAGTTATTAAAAATTCACACGGGGATCCTTTAAAGAACCTGAATATTCTTTTACGATGTGAAAATCTATGCGCTGCATGTTCTaaaggtaaattaattaccaaaccATATCCATTAAAGGTTGTTATAGAATCACAATCTTTTCTCGAAAGAATTCAATGAGATATATGTGGACCTATTCATCCACCATATAGACCTTTTAAATATGTTATGGTATTAATTGATGCACCAAGTAAATGGTcacatgtttgtttattttttagtcaaaatgTTTTATTTGCTAGATTAATTGCACAGATTATCAAATTACGGACGTAATTTCCTTATtatcaaatcaagaaaattcaattggACAATGTTGGTGAATTTACTTCTCAAGCATCACACTTTTATTGGAATTGATGTTGATTATCTTGTTGCTCAAGTGCATACTCAAAATTATCTAGCAGTATCATTTATAAAGTGCCTTCAATTAATTGCTAGATCATTACTTATGAAATCAAAATTGCTTACATCTGTTTGGGGACATGCTATATTACATGCTACATCATTAGTTATAATTAGACCAAGTGCTTACCATAAATATTCTCCTTTACAACTTGTTTTTGATATACCACCAAATATATTTCTTCAACAAACTTTTAGTCATGCAGTATATGTGCCTATAACAGACAAAAGACTAAAATGGATCCATAATATAGAATATGAATTTATGTTGGTTTTGATTCTCCATCTATTATTAGATTCCTTAAACCTTTAACTGATGATTTTTAAGGCATGTGATTTTTTAAGGCACATTTTAAAGAACACCATTTTAATGAGAATATTTTCTCACCATTAGGGAAAGAAAAGTTAGTGTCTGAAGCACGAAAAGAAATTACTTGAAACAACCCAAAGTTATCTCATTTTGATCAAAGGACAAATCAACGTGAACTTATAGtttaaaagataattcatttataaaatattgcAAATCAATTACTAGATGTTTTCACCAACAGTAAAAAGATGGTTAAATTCCATATTCTAGTTGTAAATGCTCCATCTATAATTGAAAtctgtaaaggaaaaaaaaggcaacaTAATAGCAAATGAATTTATACCATGCTTGAAATGCAGAAGACTTGTTGATGTTAAGGACAAAAATCttagaaacaaaaattataacaattagATGATGGTACTCCTGAAGATTCATCATCCATAAAacagacaataaatattatgtcaAAATCATCTTCTAATATTGATCCTATTGAAAAGAGACCTCTTGAAGAAATTCAGCTGCTTAAAAATGATGAGATCTTCATAAACTATGTTCATAGAGGAGagattttgaattgaaataaaattgttataaatgACATATTTGCATTTAAGGTTGCTTTTGGCATCACTAGaagtaatgataaaattaaaccaCAAACTATCAAAGAATGTCGACATAGAAATGATTGGTCAATGTGGAAAGAAGTAATCTAAACAGAGTTAAACTCACTTGTAAAACGTGAAGTATTTGGATACGTAGTTCATACACCTAAAAATGTTATGCTTGTTGGATATAAATGGGTTTtcgttagaaaataaaataagaacaatGAAATTATTCGATATAAGGCACGACTTGTTGCACAAGATTTTTTACAAAGACCTAGCATTGATTATAAGGAAACTTATTCTCTAGTTATGGATGCAATcactttcaaatttttaattggtttaatagTCTCAAAAACTCTAGATATATGTTTAATGGATGTAgttacaacatatatatatggaaCATTAGATAAACAAATCCATatgaaaattcttgaaggattCAAAATGCTTGAAGCCTTTATGATAAACATAGAAGTGTTTATTCTATTAATCTACAAATATCTTTATATGGGTTGAAGCAATCTGGTCGAATGTGATATAATTGTCTTAATGAATACCTCCTAAAAAAAGGGTTTGAGAATAATAAGATTTGTCCAtgcatttttattaagaaaaccACTTTCGGATTTTCTATTATTGcaatatatgttgatgatttaaATCTTGTTGGTGCTCCTGAAAAGCTCAGAAAAACTGCATCATATTTGAAAGATGAATTTGAGAAGAAAGATctcgaaaaaacaaaattttgtcttgatttacatattaaatatctttcaaaagaaaaatttatccaTCAATTGATGTAtacagaaaatattttgaagcaCTTTTACATGGACAATGCTCATCCTTTGAGTACATCTATGATTGTTCAATTACTTGATCCGAAGAAAGACTCTTTTCAATCGctagaagagaataaaaaaattcttgtttcaAAAATACCATATTTTAGTGTTATCGGAGCAATCATGTATCTTACAAATTATACAAGACCAAATATAGCTTTTGTAGTCAATTTATTGGCAAGATATAGTTCCactcccacaaaaaaaaaaatggaataagGTCAAATATATACTTCGCTATCTCTACGGAACAACTAAAACGTAGTTATTTTATAGTGGATCAAATTCATAATTGATTGGATATGTAGATGCAAATTATCTCTCTGATCTCCATAAAGGACAAATTATCTGTTTACATACGGAAGCATTGCAATTTCTTGGAAATACATCAAACATTTATTgc
This genomic interval carries:
- the LOC133677148 gene encoding uncharacterized protein LOC133677148 isoform X5: MLFLPKHRSFFIQNLLHTSETRLPNVGDFVVCDHYPYKFNLMSLAGGSEAADHVKSSNNFKTNCCDEGEMEPFPHVQTLRKFPREELVGKVVMVRFDSTNLLREEEQDQSSQSVSSAVFTIKYLHEAGAKIILVSDWRKKTNSQLHDAETVADMISSVIQHRVVTIKCDYSAVLLKMEVLKKADIFLLENLSEYKEEAANNSKFAELLSLGVDIFVNDSFSQSHKILASTVGIARFCSACIAGFHFEESLCQLKKVARTNKRPYVAIIGGGNLYDKAAAVHFLVSRCDGLVFVGMMSFQIMHALGLSVPSYLVEPGAYKAALDIIQIAHDRNIPILHPMDFWCMNEHLPEKMGIFPSHHILDGWLPVDLGPRSLDELNSLLVKCKKILWIGPVKFKFSGPCADGASKLAQALNELRQRNCDITVVGNMACQAMVMESKSVLVNDMFENASVIWEFFKGRKLPGVMALDRAYPFEIDWKSAYCNPAQPLVVDIGSGSGLFLLGMARRRKDLNFLGLEINSKLVRRCMDSVHQYGIQNGYFIVTNATTTFRSIVSSYPGELVLVSIQCPNPDFNNPEHRWRMLQRSLIKAVVDLLALDGKVFLQSDIEAVALRTKELFLKIGKGKLNLWNDQYHARMNLGEWLEENPFGVMSDWEQHVIDRGAPMYRLMLSKSSGIE
- the LOC133677148 gene encoding uncharacterized protein LOC133677148 isoform X3, yielding MLFLPKHRSFFIQNLLHTSETRLPNVGDFVVCDHYPYKVVQRQQIMSKALTILRYQEIWLMFPYWQTNCCDEGEMEPFPHVQTLRKFPREELVGKVVMVRFDSTNLLREEEQDQSSQSVSSAVFTIKYLHEAGAKIILVSDWRKKTNSQLHDAETVADMISSVIQHRVVTIKCDYSAVLLKMEVLKKADIFLLENLSEYKEEAANNSKFAELLSLGVDIFVNDSFSQSHKILASTVGIARFCSACIAGFHFEESLCQLKKVARTNKRPYVAIIGGGNLYDKAAAVHFLVSRCDGLVFVGMMSFQIMHALGLSVPSYLVEPGAYKAALDIIQIAHDRNIPILHPMDFWCMNEHLPEKMGIFPSHHILDGWLPVDLGPRSLDELNSLLVKCKKILWIGPVKFKFSGPCADGASKLAQALNELRQRNCDITVVGNMACQAMVMESKSVLVNDMFENASVIWEFFKGRKLPGVMALDRAYPFEIDWKSAYCNPAQPLVVDIGSGSGLFLLGMARRRKDLNFLGLEINSKLVRRCMDSVHQYGIQNGYFIVTNATTTFRSIVSSYPGELVLVSIQCPNPDFNNPEHRWRMLQRSLIKAVVDLLALDGKVFLQSDIEAVALRTKELFLKIGKGKLNLWNDQYHARMNLGEWLEENPFGVMSDWEQHVIDRGAPMYRLMLSKSSGIE